From a region of the Alkalihalobacillus sp. TS-13 genome:
- a CDS encoding conjugal transfer protein yields MEPKILRTYNNVWKVEKVLYGIQDIPLPLPITYRQIGFFIGGVTLVWLLNLFPPLSLLHLGLVEYVFLPGVVAWFFTKQHIDGKVPHRFIFRFILYHIESRVQNRYKEVSIIKKPYQYTSKIGYRQLSFHKRSAPDEDRISD; encoded by the coding sequence ATGGAGCCAAAGATTCTTCGAACGTATAACAACGTATGGAAGGTGGAGAAAGTCTTATATGGAATCCAAGACATCCCCCTGCCGTTACCTATAACATACCGACAGATAGGTTTTTTTATAGGGGGAGTGACGTTGGTTTGGCTGCTCAATCTTTTTCCTCCTCTCAGTTTATTGCATTTAGGGTTGGTTGAGTATGTTTTCTTGCCCGGAGTGGTTGCCTGGTTTTTTACGAAGCAACATATTGATGGGAAAGTCCCTCATCGTTTTATCTTTCGCTTTATCCTGTATCATATCGAATCACGAGTCCAAAATCGTTATAAAGAAGTGTCGATCATAAAAAAACCTTATCAATATACAAGCAAAATTGGGTATCGTCAGTTGAGTTTTCACAAAAGGAGTGCACCCGATGAAGATCGAATTTCCGATTAA